The nucleotide sequence GGATCTTCCCGAAGGCGTCCTGGGGGAGCAGGTGGCGCAGGGCCGGGCCCGGGGGCAGGTGGTTCTCGGAGAAGTAGGTGAGCTGGTGGCGGATGTAGGCCCGCATCTGGCCCACCGGGTCGTCGACCTCCCGGAGGGCGTCACGCAGCTGGGCCACGTAGCGGTCGGTCTCCCGGCCCACGTGCTCGACCAGCAGCGACTCCTTGTCCGGGAAGTAGTTGTACATGGCCGTGCGGGCCAGGCCGGCGGCCTCGGCCACATCCGCCAGGCTGACCGAGTCGTAGCCCCGCTCGTACATGAGCCGGGCCAGGGCCTCGAAGATGCGCTCCCGGGTCACGTCCCGGTGCGCCTCCAGCGACCCGCCGATCACCTTGGGCACGAGCGCCCCCCGTCGTCGGGCCCGGGCACGGTCAGTGCTCCCGGGCCGGCAGGCCGAGGGCGGCGGCGGCCTCGGTGTGCATGCGCACCACCTCGGTCCGGACCTGGGCCCGCTCGGTGATCGGCTCGGCCCACGGGACGACCACCGAGGTCGGCGACCCGTCGACGGTGGCCTCGA is from Acidimicrobiales bacterium and encodes:
- a CDS encoding TetR/AcrR family transcriptional regulator; the encoded protein is MPKVIGGSLEAHRDVTRERIFEALARLMYERGYDSVSLADVAEAAGLARTAMYNYFPDKESLLVEHVGRETDRYVAQLRDALREVDDPVGQMRAYIRHQLTYFSENHLPPGPALRHLLPQDAFGKILDHVQALEDALLSILRAGVDGRYMLSEDLGATASMINACIGRGSSLHPDPEDLERTIALTESFVLRALGARVMADGSPRRIPRRR